One window from the genome of Dyadobacter sp. CECT 9275 encodes:
- a CDS encoding hemolysin family protein, translating to MELLIILFLVLLNGIFSMSEIALVSSRKSRLEAAAKNGDSSAKAALHLANSPNRFLSTVQIGITLIGLLTGMYSGDNITADFEAFIARVDLVRPYSHTIAVGSVLVLITYLSLVLGELVPKRIGMANPEAISKFMARPMNLLSLLTAPFIALLSFSSDVIIRLLNIRHTESSVTEEEIKSLIQEGTTGGVFEEIEQEIVHNVFQLGDRKVTSLMTNRQEIVWLDTEDSVQENKEKIFESKHSIYPVCKGSVDEIVGLVYVKDLIATDIEEQLADLEGIVRDPVFLPESNRAYQALEKFKEQRVYFGIIVDEYGGLLGVVTMHDIMDALVGDISEDQEDGTEIVKREDGTYLIDAQLPFDDFMQHFHINMQEAERRELVGFNTLGGFVLHILENIPRVGEKFTWKYFDFEVVDMDRSRIDKLLITNNKKEDSED from the coding sequence TTGGAACTCCTTATTATTCTATTTTTAGTGCTTCTCAATGGTATATTTTCCATGTCTGAGATCGCACTGGTATCCTCCCGGAAATCACGACTGGAAGCTGCCGCGAAAAATGGTGACTCGTCGGCAAAGGCAGCTCTTCACCTCGCCAATTCACCTAACCGGTTTCTTTCTACTGTACAGATCGGTATTACTTTGATTGGCCTTCTGACCGGTATGTACAGCGGTGACAACATTACTGCTGATTTTGAAGCCTTCATTGCCCGCGTTGATCTGGTCAGACCGTATAGCCATACCATAGCGGTAGGGTCCGTACTGGTACTGATTACCTATCTGTCGCTTGTTTTGGGAGAACTCGTTCCGAAGCGTATTGGCATGGCAAATCCTGAGGCTATTTCCAAATTCATGGCCAGGCCTATGAATTTGTTATCCCTCCTTACGGCTCCTTTTATCGCATTACTGAGTTTTTCAAGCGATGTGATCATCCGTTTGTTAAATATCCGGCATACGGAAAGCTCGGTTACCGAAGAAGAAATCAAAAGCCTGATACAGGAGGGAACCACAGGCGGGGTTTTCGAAGAGATTGAGCAAGAAATTGTGCACAACGTTTTTCAGCTCGGCGACCGGAAGGTGACTTCCCTGATGACCAACCGTCAGGAGATTGTATGGCTTGACACTGAGGATTCGGTCCAGGAAAATAAGGAAAAGATTTTTGAGTCGAAACACTCCATTTATCCCGTTTGTAAAGGTTCCGTTGATGAAATTGTGGGCCTTGTGTATGTTAAAGACCTTATTGCCACTGATATAGAAGAGCAACTGGCGGATCTGGAGGGTATTGTACGTGACCCTGTATTTTTACCGGAAAGCAACAGAGCTTATCAGGCACTCGAAAAATTCAAGGAGCAGCGGGTTTATTTTGGTATCATTGTGGACGAATACGGTGGCCTGCTTGGGGTAGTAACCATGCATGATATTATGGATGCCCTGGTAGGCGATATTTCGGAGGACCAGGAAGACGGTACCGAAATCGTGAAAAGGGAGGATGGAACCTATCTGATAGATGCTCAGCTACCTTTTGATGATTTTATGCAGCATTTCCATATCAATATGCAGGAGGCAGAACGCCGCGAGCTGGTGGGTTTTAATACTCTAGGTGGGTTTGTTCTGCATATTCTGGAGAATATTCCCAGGGTGGGAGAGAAGTTCACCTGGAAGTATTTTGATTTTGAAGTAGTAGATATGGACCGAAGCAGAATTGATAAATTATTAATCACAAATAATAAAAAAGAAGATTCCGAAGATTAG
- a CDS encoding TetR/AcrR family transcriptional regulator — MGIVERRERLRIQVRSDIVKTAKEIAREDGWTAVSIRKIAEVIEYSPPILYEYFESKDKLLEAIRMEGFDFLQAEFLKIKTHFSNPQKQLVEVAQCIWNFSVTNPEVFQVMFNLEGAFCDSKKVYSQVMSIKGNPVWEMIAMLRPKSGEAVTKTYYEWWCLTYGFISITMTTQPLHAFAQAEPVYMEGVRRFIRSIM; from the coding sequence ATGGGAATAGTAGAGCGAAGAGAGCGGCTGAGAATTCAGGTACGCTCTGATATCGTGAAAACAGCTAAGGAGATTGCGCGTGAGGATGGTTGGACAGCTGTTTCTATTAGGAAAATTGCGGAGGTGATCGAATACAGCCCCCCGATTCTGTATGAATATTTCGAGAGCAAAGATAAATTACTGGAAGCGATCCGCATGGAAGGATTTGATTTTCTGCAGGCGGAATTTTTAAAGATAAAAACGCATTTCAGTAATCCACAGAAGCAGCTTGTTGAGGTTGCTCAGTGTATTTGGAACTTTTCGGTTACCAATCCCGAAGTATTCCAGGTTATGTTTAACCTGGAGGGTGCTTTTTGTGATTCAAAAAAGGTTTACTCACAGGTAATGAGTATCAAGGGAAATCCAGTTTGGGAAATGATTGCCATGCTTCGTCCTAAATCTGGCGAAGCGGTTACCAAAACTTATTATGAGTGGTGGTGCCTTACCTATGGGTTTATCTCCATTACCATGACCACACAGCCATTGCATGCTTTTGCTCAGGCCGAACCTGTTTACATGGAGGGCGTGAGGCGCTTTATCAGAAGTATTATGTAA
- the epsC gene encoding serine O-acetyltransferase EpsC translates to MTANHQEVFLQNLALQNETYKYRLPSRHDAGKFIQSLINFLFPISQDCTQSDTRTDIKAAYEGIRMKLDCLITPLAPQLERSKEEILDDIFNEIPGIYYKLLGDAKSITDNDPASVSIEEVISVYPGFMAIATYRFAHCFAKKGIPLIPRMLTEFAHSQTGIDIHPNAVIGDAFFIDHGTGIVIGETTNIGNNVKVYQGVTLGATHVSKSMALKKRHPTIEDNVVIYANSTILGGETVIGHDSIIGGNAWIVRSVPPYSMVYHQSKVEVRPHTVV, encoded by the coding sequence ATGACAGCCAACCACCAGGAAGTTTTTCTGCAGAACCTTGCTTTACAAAACGAAACTTACAAATACCGGTTACCGTCCCGACATGACGCCGGGAAGTTTATCCAGAGCCTGATAAATTTCTTATTTCCTATAAGCCAGGACTGCACGCAAAGTGATACGCGAACGGACATTAAAGCTGCGTATGAAGGCATCCGTATGAAACTGGATTGCCTCATTACTCCCCTGGCACCTCAATTAGAAAGAAGTAAGGAAGAAATACTCGACGATATTTTTAATGAAATTCCCGGTATCTATTACAAATTACTGGGAGATGCCAAATCCATTACGGACAATGATCCTGCCTCGGTAAGTATTGAGGAGGTGATATCAGTATATCCTGGATTCATGGCAATTGCCACTTATCGGTTTGCACATTGTTTCGCAAAAAAAGGTATCCCTTTGATACCCAGAATGCTAACAGAATTTGCACACAGCCAGACGGGTATCGACATTCACCCCAATGCGGTTATAGGTGATGCTTTTTTTATCGACCATGGCACCGGAATCGTGATCGGCGAAACCACCAACATAGGCAATAATGTAAAGGTATATCAGGGTGTAACCCTGGGTGCAACGCATGTTTCAAAATCGATGGCCCTGAAAAAAAGGCATCCCACGATAGAGGACAATGTGGTTATATATGCCAACTCAACAATCCTAGGTGGAGAAACGGTCATTGGCCACGACTCTATTATCGGTGGTAATGCCTGGATTGTCAGAAGTGTACCTCCCTATTCCATGGTTTATCACCAAAGCAAAGTGGAGGTACGGCCACATACTGTAGTGTAG
- a CDS encoding alpha/beta fold hydrolase, which produces MSRIKIVLITVVLPLMLSSCFGRYIVTEKEVRRHYAHRDRKPEMRMIKNDTLTLCVASVGADTLPMLLLIHGAPGSRWGYMNMMDDPELSHRFHIVSVDRIGYGKSRLKKRRYVTSIDTHAHSLLPVLSLNHSSEKVTVLGRSYGAPIAARLVSLVPDKVKELIMVSPVIDPDTEKFYWFSRWGRMSIVQWFLPEEFNAATAEKYSHSEELKKLLPIWHNLKVRTTVIQGGNDWIADPSNIEFAKKHIGSKRAQYIFLDKAGHMITFSHLGMIKEMLMKNALFQDRISSVNSDVLGGGN; this is translated from the coding sequence ATGAGCAGGATTAAGATCGTTTTGATAACCGTCGTATTGCCGCTAATGCTTTCGTCCTGTTTTGGAAGGTACATTGTTACCGAAAAGGAGGTGAGGAGGCACTATGCGCACCGTGACAGAAAGCCGGAAATGAGAATGATCAAAAATGATACATTGACTCTTTGCGTGGCAAGTGTTGGCGCGGATACTCTCCCGATGCTGTTACTTATCCATGGTGCACCGGGTTCCAGATGGGGATACATGAATATGATGGATGATCCGGAACTCAGTCATCGTTTTCATATTGTTTCTGTTGACCGGATTGGGTATGGAAAATCAAGGCTGAAAAAAAGGCGTTACGTTACGTCAATAGATACCCATGCCCATTCGCTGCTTCCTGTTTTATCTCTGAACCATTCTTCGGAGAAGGTCACCGTTCTGGGCAGATCTTACGGCGCTCCTATTGCGGCCCGTCTGGTTTCGCTCGTCCCTGATAAAGTGAAAGAGCTGATCATGGTATCTCCTGTGATAGACCCTGATACCGAAAAGTTCTACTGGTTTTCAAGATGGGGGAGGATGTCAATAGTCCAATGGTTTCTTCCAGAGGAGTTTAATGCAGCTACAGCAGAAAAATACAGTCATTCCGAAGAACTCAAAAAGCTACTGCCGATATGGCATAATCTGAAAGTAAGGACCACGGTAATCCAGGGTGGGAACGACTGGATTGCTGATCCATCGAATATCGAGTTTGCCAAAAAGCATATTGGAAGCAAACGCGCTCAATATATTTTTCTTGATAAAGCTGGGCACATGATCACTTTTTCTCATTTGGGCATGATTAAAGAAATGCTGATGAAGAATGCCTTGTTTCAGGACAGGATTAGCTCGGTGAATAGTGATGTGCTGGGTGGCGGAAACTAG
- a CDS encoding NUDIX hydrolase, producing MIIFFDDRPFKIVRTSRIAAEETSHFDHIVDLRLAKLTKSMFEGHVLFLNATGASAVQAIQILEKEIPLGLLSVTLATKVKPEVEEKVKNIYKVIKASGGVVIKDGKWLFMLRRKKWDLPKGKLDKGENSRDAAIREIEEETGVKATIREKICTTWHTYTLNNSRILKRTKWYVLDCLDDSGMKPQAEEQIEKLEWYSQTDAKSILINSYSSIRYVVDTLANMKDFQKK from the coding sequence ATGATCATTTTTTTTGACGACCGGCCCTTTAAAATTGTACGGACTAGCCGCATTGCAGCGGAAGAAACTTCACATTTTGACCATATCGTTGATCTCAGGCTTGCCAAACTTACCAAAAGTATGTTTGAGGGGCACGTGCTGTTTTTAAATGCTACCGGAGCATCAGCCGTGCAGGCTATCCAGATACTTGAGAAGGAAATTCCGTTGGGCCTGCTGTCTGTGACGCTGGCTACAAAGGTGAAGCCGGAAGTTGAAGAGAAAGTGAAAAATATTTACAAAGTTATCAAAGCTTCCGGTGGTGTGGTGATCAAGGATGGTAAGTGGCTGTTTATGCTGAGGCGGAAAAAGTGGGATTTGCCCAAAGGTAAGCTGGATAAAGGTGAAAACTCACGGGATGCCGCTATTCGGGAAATAGAGGAAGAGACGGGGGTAAAAGCCACCATCCGGGAGAAAATCTGTACCACCTGGCATACTTATACGCTGAATAACAGCCGCATACTCAAAAGAACCAAATGGTATGTACTGGATTGTCTGGACGACTCAGGTATGAAACCACAGGCTGAGGAGCAGATAGAAAAACTGGAATGGTATTCTCAAACAGATGCCAAATCCATTCTGATCAACTCATACAGCTCCATCAGATATGTGGTAGATACCCTTGCGAACATGAAGGATTTCCAGAAAAAGTAA
- the pyrE gene encoding orotate phosphoribosyltransferase: MSNDTNISKRIAELLLEAEAIKLSPDKPFQWSSGWLSPIYCDNRVALSYPDTRTFIKKTLADLIRDEYPDVNAVVGVATGGIAQGALVADCLELPFAYVRPEPKKHGMGNQIEGRLEKGQSVVILEDLISTGGSSLKVVDVLRAAGIEVAGMVAIFTYGFETASQNFAEKGVKLQTISHYNALIQAAVEHNYVTENQVKSLSEWRLAPDKWGK; the protein is encoded by the coding sequence ATGTCAAACGACACCAATATTTCAAAGAGAATTGCGGAACTGCTACTTGAGGCTGAGGCTATCAAACTTAGCCCCGACAAACCTTTCCAATGGAGCTCGGGATGGCTTTCACCCATTTATTGTGATAACCGAGTGGCCTTATCCTATCCTGATACCCGAACTTTTATAAAGAAAACACTGGCAGATCTGATCCGGGACGAGTATCCGGATGTTAACGCCGTTGTGGGCGTAGCTACTGGAGGGATAGCCCAGGGGGCCCTGGTGGCGGATTGTCTTGAGTTGCCTTTCGCCTATGTAAGGCCTGAGCCAAAAAAACATGGCATGGGTAACCAAATTGAGGGGCGCCTTGAGAAAGGACAGTCAGTAGTGATTCTGGAAGATCTTATTTCTACGGGCGGAAGTTCCTTAAAAGTAGTGGATGTGTTGAGAGCCGCGGGCATCGAAGTTGCCGGAATGGTAGCTATTTTTACTTATGGCTTTGAAACCGCTTCGCAGAATTTCGCTGAGAAAGGAGTGAAACTGCAAACCATAAGCCATTATAACGCGCTTATTCAGGCAGCGGTTGAGCATAACTACGTTACAGAAAATCAGGTAAAGAGCCTTTCAGAGTGGCGGCTTGCTCCTGACAAGTGGGGGAAATAG
- the coaD gene encoding pantetheine-phosphate adenylyltransferase has translation MKRIALFPGSFDPFTKGHEDIVLRGLRLFDEVVIGIGNNATKKRYFPLDVMKELIERTFADQPNLKVVTYDDLTAHTARELGARFLLRGLRNTTDFEYENGISQVNRYIYEEIETVFLITSPHLAPISSSIIRDLHRYGQGVDDFLPYSLKELNRLFQEE, from the coding sequence ATGAAAAGAATAGCATTATTTCCCGGGTCTTTTGATCCTTTCACCAAGGGGCACGAGGACATTGTGCTGCGTGGCCTCAGGTTATTTGATGAAGTGGTGATTGGTATCGGAAATAATGCAACAAAGAAGCGGTACTTTCCTCTGGATGTGATGAAGGAGCTGATCGAAAGAACCTTTGCTGATCAGCCGAATCTGAAGGTAGTTACCTATGATGATTTGACAGCTCATACGGCCCGAGAGCTTGGAGCTAGATTTTTGCTCAGGGGACTGAGAAATACGACTGATTTTGAGTATGAAAATGGTATTTCCCAAGTCAACAGGTACATCTACGAAGAAATAGAAACAGTATTTTTGATTACTTCGCCACATCTGGCCCCCATCAGTTCCAGTATCATCAGAGATTTGCACCGTTACGGGCAAGGAGTTGACGACTTTCTTCCTTACTCTCTGAAAGAACTGAACAGACTTTTTCAGGAGGAATAA
- a CDS encoding DUF983 domain-containing protein, protein MFKGSKIYSILANRCPKCHQGSFFKTNNPYDLKNFDKVHDKCEFCQESFTREPGFYIGSMYVSYALSVALMVVFFLGFVIILDFNMETVLISLLISYVLLIPVWFRLARLIWINIFVKYDRQKASDASARKRSMQG, encoded by the coding sequence ATGTTCAAAGGAAGCAAAATATACAGCATTTTAGCCAATCGCTGTCCGAAATGCCATCAGGGAAGTTTCTTCAAAACAAATAATCCTTATGATCTGAAAAATTTTGACAAGGTTCACGACAAATGTGAATTTTGTCAGGAATCATTTACGCGTGAGCCCGGTTTTTACATAGGCTCCATGTATGTTAGTTATGCGCTGTCTGTAGCGTTGATGGTTGTCTTCTTCCTGGGTTTCGTTATTATTCTTGATTTTAATATGGAAACCGTCCTGATATCCCTCCTGATTTCCTATGTGCTGCTGATTCCGGTATGGTTCAGGCTGGCTCGCCTGATCTGGATCAATATCTTCGTAAAGTACGACAGGCAAAAAGCATCAGACGCATCTGCCAGAAAAAGAAGTATGCAGGGGTAA
- the ppk1 gene encoding polyphosphate kinase 1, producing the protein MIDVAYPYFDINLSWLSNNYRLLLEARDENVPVRERLRFLGHYSYQTKEFFRVRIPSLLGMCEVSNDIRSKLNIFPQSLLEHVHETVENQQREFNEILTANILPALLGQGVHLYYQESIANEHLDFCRTFFIEKLFRFLQPVFLDTRRSSKTTVFEPRRLYLVLRLRRAMEQDDLYATVNTPTDVFGRFIELPELDGRRQLIFLEDLLRENLNLLFPGYEILDCYALIAEKETELNFEDEYPASMAQRIVKQLDKRNFIQPFQYFFESGMPLQMREYLVSKAGIFLNEFHEQGNYILMQDLIKFPSLFRKMEYPVQRPVPTSGFEDRVSIFDVIQQNDQLLHLPYHSYEPIIRFFNEAAVDPLVREIHVSLYKISPGSFILNSLISAARNGKRVLTYVELNTKLDIQENLHWSRKMRDAGVKIILNTPGLKVHAKMALVKRRGQKGWERYAFMGTGGFHRLTTREIVDHALLTSNRDLTNEIELLFGYLFTQDEPKKYKYLPFNTLSVTQFNLQKRLLDLIDREIVNCNAGLKSFITIKINQLQDRILIDKLYQAGQAGVPVHVIVSESSSIISGLPSISDNIIVSRHIDRYIENTRIFHFCNRGNDEIYLSSCDWTFRNLHRRIDICFPILDENLRNQMKQVLRNYMNDNQKSVRLDLYQNNLRISDDGRPKLRAQDANYRLVEKWERGVLAKKND; encoded by the coding sequence ATGATTGATGTTGCTTATCCCTATTTTGACATAAATTTAAGCTGGCTTTCCAACAATTACCGATTGTTACTGGAAGCCAGGGATGAAAACGTGCCGGTACGGGAGAGGCTGCGTTTTCTTGGCCACTATTCTTATCAGACAAAGGAGTTTTTCAGGGTACGCATTCCCAGCCTGCTGGGCATGTGCGAGGTAAGTAATGACATCAGGTCCAAGCTGAATATTTTTCCCCAGTCCCTGCTGGAGCACGTCCATGAGACGGTTGAAAACCAGCAGCGTGAATTTAACGAGATACTGACAGCAAACATCTTACCGGCATTGCTTGGGCAAGGCGTTCATTTATACTATCAGGAATCCATTGCCAATGAACATCTCGATTTTTGCCGGACTTTTTTCATTGAAAAGCTGTTCAGGTTCCTGCAGCCGGTATTTCTGGATACCCGCAGAAGTTCCAAAACAACAGTGTTCGAGCCGAGGAGGTTGTATCTTGTGCTTAGGCTGCGGAGAGCCATGGAGCAGGACGATTTGTACGCAACTGTCAATACTCCAACAGATGTTTTCGGAAGATTTATAGAATTACCTGAACTGGATGGTAGAAGACAGTTGATTTTTCTGGAAGATCTGCTCCGAGAAAATCTGAACCTTTTATTTCCCGGTTACGAAATACTTGACTGTTACGCGCTGATTGCCGAGAAAGAAACAGAGCTGAATTTTGAAGATGAATACCCGGCATCAATGGCGCAACGGATTGTGAAACAGCTTGATAAACGCAATTTTATACAGCCGTTTCAGTATTTTTTTGAAAGTGGTATGCCCCTTCAGATGCGGGAATACCTGGTATCAAAAGCCGGGATTTTCCTGAATGAATTCCATGAACAGGGGAACTATATTTTAATGCAGGATCTCATCAAATTTCCATCCCTTTTCAGGAAAATGGAGTATCCTGTGCAACGGCCTGTGCCAACCTCCGGTTTTGAAGACAGGGTCTCGATTTTTGATGTTATTCAGCAAAACGACCAACTGTTACATCTGCCATATCATAGTTATGAGCCGATCATACGTTTTTTTAATGAAGCGGCAGTGGACCCCTTGGTCCGGGAAATTCATGTTTCCCTGTATAAAATAAGTCCGGGCTCTTTCATTCTCAATTCCCTCATCAGTGCGGCAAGAAACGGGAAACGCGTATTAACTTACGTAGAACTCAACACTAAGCTGGACATTCAGGAAAATTTGCATTGGTCACGCAAGATGAGGGATGCCGGTGTAAAGATTATTCTAAACACGCCGGGATTAAAGGTACATGCAAAAATGGCTTTGGTAAAAAGGCGAGGGCAGAAGGGGTGGGAAAGATATGCTTTTATGGGGACTGGCGGATTTCACCGCCTTACAACCCGTGAGATTGTGGACCATGCGCTGTTGACCTCTAACCGGGACCTGACCAATGAGATTGAACTTTTATTCGGATACCTGTTTACCCAGGATGAACCAAAAAAATACAAGTATCTGCCATTCAATACCTTGAGTGTTACGCAATTCAATTTACAGAAAAGGTTGCTGGATCTGATAGACCGGGAGATCGTGAATTGTAACGCCGGGCTCAAATCATTTATTACTATCAAAATAAACCAGCTTCAGGACCGCATCCTGATCGATAAATTATATCAGGCCGGGCAGGCGGGTGTTCCCGTTCATGTGATCGTCAGCGAAAGTAGTAGTATTATTTCAGGTCTGCCGTCGATCAGTGACAACATTATTGTAAGTCGCCACATCGACAGATACATTGAGAATACGAGAATTTTCCACTTCTGTAATCGGGGAAATGACGAAATTTATCTGTCTTCCTGTGACTGGACTTTCCGCAACCTGCATCGCCGGATTGACATCTGTTTCCCTATACTGGACGAGAACCTGAGGAATCAGATGAAACAGGTATTGCGGAATTATATGAACGATAACCAGAAGTCCGTTCGGCTGGATCTTTACCAGAATAATCTGCGGATATCTGACGACGGCCGCCCAAAATTACGTGCGCAGGATGCGAATTATCGCTTGGTGGAAAAATGGGAGCGAGGGGTGCTTGCAAAGAAAAATGATTAA